The Romeriopsis navalis LEGE 11480 sequence CGGTTACAGAAGTTCACAAATGTTTGTTTCATCTGGCTGGATCAGTGGGGGATTTGCTGGATAGCAGCTGAATTTGTGGTGCGGATTGAGTTGGGGCAATGCCAGTCACTATATTGGCGTTTCAGTAACCGCAGCTCCTCAGGGTTTTTCCATTACCCCTTGACGCTGGGAGCAACGCGATCCAAACATCAGTTGGGCTTGTGTTTGCGATATTTATTTTGCACGATTTGCATTGATCGCTCAAACCCAATCCCCCACCAAATCCGTGGACTGCACAATCCGCATCCCCGCCGCCGCAAACCGCGCATAGCCCGCATCCGCTGCCTCACTAAAGTCCACCACACCCGGTACTACCACCGGCGACGTGCAATCTTCCAGTAGGTACACCTTCTGGGCCAACTGCGGGTCAACCGCTTGAATCTCCGTGAGCAAATCATCGATCGTCCAAGCCACACAGTGACTCTTCGCCTGCCCCGCCACCACCACCGCATCGTAGTCCAGCAACGTCTGAATCAATGGCTGATTCTTCTCGGCGATCGACTGTCCCATTGCCCCGGTCATCACCTCCGGTCGCAGCACCGAGTAATTTTCCGTCAGCGGGTTATCCCCCTTTAGCTCAAACCGCGCTTGCGTCCCCCGCGCCATCCCATGGAAAAACGTCGCTTCTTCAAAGGCCGAGACCAACGCATGACCAATCCCCCCCAGCATCGAGTGGTAGCACCAGATTGTCAGCGGATATTTGCCGTCTTGGGTGAGTTGGCGCGTGTAGTGCAGCGCATGGGCTTGGAGCTGCTCATAATCGCCATTGGTGAGGCTCGCCGCGATCGCCGGATTTACCTTCCACTGGCCTGATTCCACATCCTCTAACGTGATCATTGTGGCCACCGGCGTCGGGTGATTGCCCGCAGCATCGACCCAAAACACAGGGTGGAAAATCTGCATGGCCGTGTGAGTGTCCATCGTCGGCACGATCGTCGTAATGCTGCCGAGATTACGGTAAATAAATTCGCATAACCGTTGTGTATCATCAACGG is a genomic window containing:
- a CDS encoding isochorismatase, with protein sequence MQSSLPIPDFFAPEQVGAVWRVPYQSRSTEAIVWAKQHQIQPAVSDAKRVCLLAIDVQNTFCIPDFELFVGGASGRGAVDDTQRLCEFIYRNLGSITTIVPTMDTHTAMQIFHPVFWVDAAGNHPTPVATMITLEDVESGQWKVNPAIAASLTNGDYEQLQAHALHYTRQLTQDGKYPLTIWCYHSMLGGIGHALVSAFEEATFFHGMARGTQARFELKGDNPLTENYSVLRPEVMTGAMGQSIAEKNQPLIQTLLDYDAVVVAGQAKSHCVAWTIDDLLTEIQAVDPQLAQKVYLLEDCTSPVVVPGVVDFSEAADAGYARFAAAGMRIVQSTDLVGDWV